DNA from Branchiostoma lanceolatum isolate klBraLanc5 chromosome 6, klBraLanc5.hap2, whole genome shotgun sequence:
ACTTACTTTACCTAATGGAACTGAAATCTGAAAATGCACAAATAAATTTTCAACATATGTTTACCTTTAGGGGGAATGACGTGAAATTTGATCATGGTTGTCGGTTGCCTAGTTCAAATTCCCATTGTTGTGGCGTTCTCGTGCTACAAACGCCCGTGGCTAACTTCCGTCTCGTAGACGGTGCACTTTAGGTGTATCAGCACGCCCCATATGTCAACACTGTGATGTTTCGTGGCGCAGAGGGTTAGGATTTTAGGACCTTGTAGCATTAGGCATTTTGACCCTGGTTCGAACCCGAGCTGGTCCATTTCCTTATTGCTTTTGACCTTTTCTGGAagtgcaggggcgtttttgttggtATGGTGGAATCGGCATAAGTCATGTTGGTATGGACCAAGTTTTCTAAGGTTGTAGGTGCCTTTCCTGAAGATGCACATACTGAGATAGCAATGATATTGGGttagacctaatttgcataatgtattaGGGATATCTTTACGAGTCTTCACCACAACATACAACTGAAAATTTCTGTGTCCTAGCTACTTTCTAAGGAACTGCATGCATTGGAACTTtgggttttgatatctcgtgttctggacatgctatggtcttgattttttagtggtagacaGATTTTCAGAGGGATAATAAATCGTGGAACTGCAGGGATCAATTTTGTTTGAGAGTTTGAAAGAAAGACAGTAAGATGTTGACGGACCATCAAAATATTGGGTTTGTAGATAGCTAAATAGCTTTAAgaagtcctaaactccagagggggagttattttcgaATAGCtcataattttaggaagtaaaaatgaatgcttattacagtatacgataaattACCCTCTAGTACCGTGctcatcaaaaagcattcagtattctactaaattcgccaggtgaccctctatttttttattaattgaattaaacaacTTCCGCCTATGGCTGATTACAATGTACCTAACAAGGCgtgacaaaagttaggttacaaaAAGAATTTCAGGGATGCTAAGAAAAACCTATCTtgggatatgggagattctttatacacaaccaggtattgatctcacttgctaacgtttcgatgtctgtcagaaaccttcttcagagcttctgacttgagtactgcttctcaccgctataagtagccgatgtaggtggcgcctTTGCGTTGAGAACACTgttccaaatatggctaagtttgtatcccccctcgtctcggttcatcaccggtgttgtcttccttatccagaccgcctccttaatccaacgggtgcgtctgttatcctctctgtcGATGACCTTGGCCCCATCCAagtcaatgacgcagttgtGTCTGGCAATGTGGTCAGTGACTGCCGATTTCTTGTCTACTTGTTGTACTTTACAACCTCAATACTGTCGGCTTCCTTCTTGTGTTCTTCCAGTCTAGTCCCAAAAGTCCTTCCTGTCCTATGTAGACTTCATTGCAGCTCTTACATGGAATTTTATACACACAATTCGTTTTTGCTAGGTCATCCAGTTTGTCCTTAGGGTGCACTAGCAGGCTCCTGAGTGTCGTTTTTGGCCTTACTGCAGTGGACACATTGTGTTTCCTGAACACTCTCTCCAACGGCTCTGTGACCCCTTTGATGTATGGAATGATCACCATAGCTCTTGCTCTTTCCTCTTGTTTCTTGCTCTTTTCTATCTGTTTTGGTCTACTCCTTTGTTGATCCACTTTCTTCAATGTCCACTGGGGGTAGCCGCAGCGTGTGACTGAGGGCCCTCTTGACATGTTGTGTTTCAAGCTGTTTGTCCTGTTCTTCTGTGATCACCGCATTGCACCTGTCCAGTAAGGTTCGGATCACTCCCAGTTTTTGGTGCAATGGGTGGTGGGATTCAAAGTTGAGGTACTGGTCCGTATGCGTGGCCTTCCTGTACACCAAAAGTTTGACTGTGCCGTCCTCCTTGCGTACCAAAAGAGTGTCAAGAAACGGTAATGTTCCATTCTGTTCCTCTTCGTAACTATGTGAACTAAATGTTACCCGTGGGGTCGGTGTTATTGAGGTGGTCCGTGAGTTCTTGTTGGACTCCCCTCTTCACTATCTCCATCACATCATCTACGTATCTCTTTCATAACTTAGGCTGCATGTGATGGGTGCCGTCGCTATggctgaagaaggtgtctgatagacaccgaaacgttagcaggcgagatcaatacctggttgtgtaaaaagaatctcccatatcctattttctaccgacctgatgaaattattttcggaaaaacttatcttgctatgtgttcttttaaatCTTAtcaacaactggccttcttattgcGCTTATCACCCCTAATTCATGCCAGCAATATTCACGGTGAATGAAGTGTGTATACGTATAGGTAATACATGGGTAGAGtgtgcacgggtttagtgagtatcatattgttttacataAACGAACCTGGTGTAATTCACCAAcagcggaattctgtaaaatgtcgactgattatgtattcatcgATACAtgatctagtggaaaataacacccccttctggagtttagggcTCCTTTAAGTGATAATTTACATACTATTAGGtatatgctaattatgcaaaccagAATCTActagtaatttgcataatcaatgcatgcgcaacaaaaacaacatatgtcAAAGATAAAGGTCCTTAACTTTAATTCTTCAATTCTTGTCAAGACCATGCTTTATAAATGTCCAAGACTTTCCCAACATTACGTGCAATGAGTTTAAAACGTCAATCGGTTTACTATCCTCcggatttgcatgatattcagcaTGCAGGTAGCTCAGATAAAGATGTACCTCATGAGATAATGCATGCGAATCAGGAAAATCTATAATTCTAGTGTTTTCAATGATAGAACCTAAGTGTGTGTAACGTATGAAATTCATAGCAGGTGGAACAATTCACAAATCATGCAAACATGtacctaattttcataatcaatgagaaagtgTCATAATTCATTTAAGAGATAAAAGGCAGGAATTTAATACTTGTGACATGCGTAAGTTAGTTACAGGTGTACATCCACAGATTACGTCATttgtataatcaaaatatttcatggaggatTCAGGTGTCTGAACTCTTGTCTTATACTGAATCAAATACCACAGACATTCATTATCTGGCCTTCCTTATGTCTTGCACGAGGGATGAGAAAATACATCTTAGTCATTTCCCTCTTCATCTTATTCCTCTGTCAGGTCCCAAAGGTGCCACattgtgtgtgtgaacagcataactcgagaagctgaggatggatccttatgatatttcataGGTGTATAGAATACCCCCAATATTGCCTGATAGCTGTACAACCTGTTTGAAGTGATGCTTGCCTCTCTCGATTTAAACAGTCCATTCACACATAGATTCATAAAGTCATCTGTATGAATATTTAAGTTAATATGAAACAAAATTTAACACAAGTTAAGTTATTTTCTCCCCCTCATACGACTGTGCAGCCCAAGTGCGGCAGGCCACTTCAACTGTGGTGTTTTCCTCGGGCCCAGAGAGCCCTGACGGCGTGCAGCAGGATAGGCGGCGTGTTCTCGTAATGTGTTACAGGCTGGACAAGATCCGCCACGGGGACAGGACACTGATGGTCTCATTACGTAAGTCTGAGGGACACCTGAGCAAAGAAACACGAAAGAAAGAACTCTAGGTCTGTGTCACATATGGAAGACTTGTGTCTTGCAAATCAACTAGTTCACCATTCAAAGTGCACATCTGCGGTGTAATGCATTATGGGTAAATGTCAAAGTTTAAAGCCCCTGGCATGAATACAGCATGGAAAGAGACATAAACTTCGACTTTTACTCACAGAGCATCGCACTGTGAGATAGCTTAATATACAGAAAGGTTTGACTCACAGAAGACAAAGTAGAGATGCTCATCCACTAATTTATTCAAATGTGCAGGCCTTTTAATATGTTGTGACTGTCACTTATGACAAGTAACTTATGTTGAAACATTACCAaacattatgcaaagtacttaaAATCATTTCTATTTTTCAATTCATCACAAGGAAGAGAAGCAGTTGCTgttacaaatactagtagacccTGCATTGTTGCCATATAAACTATGTCAATTTGTAtaggtacagtaactgtagtatGGGCATGAGAGTGAACTCTGCCAGGTCCAATTTGCCTTGTTAATGTGGAAGTACTAGGAGTAGGATTTTGTGTTGAAAGAGGAGAGATTCACCCTTACTTTTCAATAGTTGGAGGTAATCTCAAGCTCTGTACAATAATGTGCCCTCAAGTGTAACAGCCCTTCCAATGTGTAATAGGAGACAAAGTGACTATGTGCTCTATTActgtttcttttcaaaaattatTATACAAtgggaaaatattgaaaaatatgaactttttaaagaaaacagaagtatATATTATTAGGTTATATCAATAACAGGACGGAATCAAAGCCATTTCCAACTAACTATTGACTGACTGATactgaaaaaaagattaaaCAATTAGAAATAAAATCAACACCTGCTTCTCTCTCAAAACACAGAGCAGTTCTCTGTTTATATTTTTCTAACcactgaactacatgtattcatgtcatacctgggacgcaaaaacatttcaaacgGGTGTTCCAGACTGGGCAATAACTTTTGTTATtacacagggttctacttttatcacaaagccttccatagaatattcaaTCAGAGAAAGCATTTCTAGTGTGCCGGTTGCGCggttgtcgaaaatttgaatacagagtttggaggttggaatcacAATAATCTCTCTACTTCTGGCACATATCGCATTGACACTCCTGGCACATATCGCATTGACACTTCTGGCACATATCGCATTGACACTCCTGGCACATATCGCATTGACACTTCTGGCACATATCGCATTGACACTCCTGGCACATATCGCATTGACACTTCTGGCACATATCGCATTGACACTCCTGGCACATATCGCATTGACACTCCTGGCACATATCGCATTGCCACTTCTGGCACATATCGCATTGACACTTCTGGCACATATCGCATTGACACTTCTGGCACATATCGCATTGCCACTTCTGGCACATATCGCATTGACACTCCTGGCACATATCGCATTGACACTCCTGGCACATATCGCATTGACACTTCTGGCACATATCGCATTGCCACTTCTGGCACATATCGCATTGACACTTCTGGCACATATCGCATTGACACTTCTGGCACATATCGCATTGACACTTCTGGCACATATCGCATTGACACTCCTGGCACATATCGCATTGACACTTCTGGCACATATCGCATTGACACTTCTGGCACATATCGcattgaaatatgtgttttctcgggtgggtatgacatagataaaatacaacacggtgtattccgcatcaccctcagtctCAGATATCCCGCGGGTCGCATTGCCCtctgtagcctgagtaccaacctccgtagtgaccgctggctcaaaagaattcgcttgctaaccactagcaagcgaattcttttgagccagcggtcactacggaggttggtactcaggctatgccCTCTGGCCTTCGGGCAATACAACCCATGGTCGGGCCGGTACcttgggcgatacggaatacactgtgttgtattatACATGTTTCACTAACTTACAACAGTTTCAAGCATTTCTTTTGGGCctcttcagtacaaatgtagtaacgGATATAATATAGAGatcacaaacaaaaaagaactaGTAGACTCAAAATGACAAGTTGAGCAATATACAAAATATCAGAAATATGCCTCCACTCCAGAGGTGTCATCCAAAACAGATGACAATATACTGTACTACTTTCTAAAAGCTGGTGACTATCACCAGTATGAGTGCAATGTTTACCTTGCAGACTATCAGGTCATCTGATGTCTCTTGTCCAGAAGAACAAAACAATGTTAAGGGTTGCTCTCAACCGTTTCTGCTTATCATAGTGCTACTGAAACTACTGACAAACTCTTTTCTTTCTATGAGAGTTCTGGTGTTGATACTGTTAACTGGTGTTCAAACATGGCTGGTACATACGTGCCACAGGGAACACAAGATCATCCCCAAACCAATCCTCCTCAGGCAGAGGTACATCTAAGTCTCTCCAGACACGTGCAGACCTGTCACATACCGATATCTGCATGTGCCTGCCTGAATCTAAACTGCGGAAACATGTCAATACATGCAGCTGGTTTTGAAGGACGAACAGACAAGGGCCGACACAGTCAGGTTGTCCTGTGTTTGCCCACCTTGGAAGCTCACTCCAGCTTTCTGACTGAGTGTCGTACACCAACATATCAGGTAAGTCCAAACTTGTATAGAAGATctctgttcccatggcaacagctGTCCAGAACTCATGTATGGCTATTGGCAGAGTTAACCTGCACCACTGGTCATCACTCGGGTCGTAGCGAAGCATTTCTGCACGTGTGAACAAATAGATGTGCGGACCACAGGACAACGCCACATTAGAGCTCAACCCGAATGGCTCACCATGTGCACATGGAGTTGAACAGATGTGCCATTGGTCCGTATACTGGTTGTACCTTTTCATCACGACCACTTCCTCATCTGTCCCCGACACCGCACAACCGAGGTAATAAAGATGCCCAAACACTTCAACAAGATGCTCACTTCGGCAATCACAATCTTCGATATGTACCCTTATTTGTACTGAAGATCTTTGTTCCCACGTATTTCCTAGATGGTTGTACACAAGGAAGGACAACCAGTCTTCTGTCCCGGCAACTTCAGCTAGGACGTAAATATTGTTGTCACCGGTGACTGTCATGGCTACGATTGGAGGCAGGTTTTCGTAACGGCAAAACCTGTATCTTCCCGAGCTGGGGTTTGTGTAGAGCATCTCACTTGAGCTGGAGAGAAACATAATATAACATTGgtcaattttgaaaaattaaaaggaCTTCCTGCAAAATTGCAAATAGTTAAGCAAGGGAAGAAAAACCCCTATCCAGCAATCTTTTTGGCTTGGCATGGCCCAGGGGTTAATGTTTACCTTGTGTGTGTAATAATTCGGCCATATCAAACTAACAGACTTCAAatatggtacatactgctttctctgcttagcacacAGCACtaatgagaaagagtatgggagttgaacacacaccactaccagtggactagctctCTGCTGTAGTGCGGCTCtagggatatacatgtaggtcacagcaattactgtaaacgcagaaatgttagcagggatttaattttgcggtaggaagaaaatggggTTTTCGCCGTGGTTAAGAGTTTGTGTTTTGAAAccatagtagcgctacagtctcacaatggaacggctttttgcggtggtttaagtttgagGTAAAgtggtcaccgcaaaaaccgcaaacataaaaccacagtgaacatttcagcatttacagtacttatgtACCATCAGCAAATCAAATCTTGAAGCTTCAAGATCTAGATTGAATGATGCTGTTCAAGGATTGttcaggttgaaaaaaaaaagtacatgcaCACCCTTCCTTGAAAAACAGAGCCATTTCCAGTGTGTCCATCCCAATCCTGAGATTTGAGTTGGAGCCCCCCCTCTGTACCACATTCCTGATGATCTCAGAACTCCCAGGATCCTCTCTAACCAGAGGGTGTTGTAAGATGGCTGCCATGTCTtctgaggtcagcaggttgaagcggatgtgagggaggatgctgggtaggtggtgGAGTCTGCAGAGTAAAGGGTAGAGGGATAatcatacattttgtgtatgtacaaatactgtaaatgctggaatttttgctgtggttttatggtcGCAGATTTGACCTTTGTTGGCCacaacatcaaattcaaaacagatgcCTCACACTTGTGTGTGAATGTGCCCCCACCCCATCCCTCAGTAACAATTAGTTATTGCCTTCCTTCATATGCAGCCACAGCTGGTATTGCCGTTGAGTGATTGACCCAGTTTTCCTCTAGGATATTCCATTAGAGAATTAACCTCCATGCACAGCCTTGGGGCCTTTTCTGCGAACCCATGGAGCTAGCTATATAGAAACTTAATTGTATAGATGAACTCTTATAGATGAGATCACACGGAGATTCCAAAACTGCCTATATTTCTCGTCACAACTTGTGGAAGATTAGCTcctaaactggatcaagatccCTTTCATTTTCACCTAGTTGGGAGAcacccacctgtcctccctgctgtgctgcacccatttcaccacagcctcccacactgttgtctcctctttaacatccagctcatcacggctgatgatctcagtcagctgattcacactcaggctgcagaactcctcgCTGGAGGCAACCTGTGGAGGAACATATAGTACTTAGTGACATCTGTGCATGTATACTAGAGTACTGTTACATATATGGCACTTAAAGTATGTGTCTTGATCAAATTTTAGCATACAAAatgcttttgtattttttattaCTCAGGGAAGGAGGaagacctccttctgggagtattggaagtgcttttgtttgcgcgttcgcagctataactcacgatcccgtcgtcgcattggtgtgtataacttggcatatcgtttgcctggttcggcgtggtgatgcacaatgtctttgttacacggTAACTATTTTAaatgtcaatgcaatatcgtaattgcacccctataattaatggcaagGGCCGCTGCCCTGCCATAGCAaccatgttataacccgttacgcttgactgcaatattaatacttcaggcagatacggggtacaaaGATtccctacttgctgtgatcgtattgtccctgttacattgtaaaatagacaacgtgcatcaccacacgcaacctagcaaatgatataccaagttacataccaatgtggcaacgggaattgtgagttttagctgcgaacatgtgcagagtgacctcctgtctgtgtattaagtatgccgtgtccagtcGCAGCTCGCATACTAGTTTGTGCGCATGAGacggacggtgcacttttacgcaaTCTCTGTgtcttcaaacttaccacacttgtagtttgtaatacggagtCTGTGACACTGTAAacagtttacgcaggggatgaaagattgttgagatatgtctctcagaaaagtgcgcgccgGCCGGAGCCAGTGTCACTTCCAGGTGGTTCACCGGAttgttagatccggtgacctttgaccttccagTCAAATGTCACGATAATACAAATTAGCCATCTTTATTGCAAAtaggttgatagctatagatcaggcatgcctgcaataaattgtggaaagtgAATTTACCGCATATTTGtaatttctgaaacatcttagttgtaaggctgaatggttcgttgatactcttcaaaaggggccatctagatctaaatttgtgacttttcccggaatttctagatcccatctgtgccatgctgtaaaaacgtacttttcagcaggttgaacacttctgtattgaaagaaaaagataaataaacactttttctttacttgctctaaaacactacttggactgtgcagagatgcaatttgtgtgggccAATACTTTTCaattctttaattaccgcttatcgaagtgcacttttcacacctggctccACATGCAACCCACGATTCCTTTGCTGCATAGGTACTAAAGTATCACAAAATGATATAGGACTGATggttctaatcgagaaatagtgcttcatgataaagatgacataaaATGGACCAAACCATTAAAGTCTGGGGCCACCATTACCAATTATccagtacattgtataatggcccatccctacacaattaatcgccaaatgcaacaaaataaaccaggatagtaattgtctgtgatttcacacctgacatcaagatccatttcatgcatttatcttacaactgagcaggtcactagcaaaggaaattaacaaacacctcacccacaatgtaca
Protein-coding regions in this window:
- the LOC136437086 gene encoding uncharacterized protein, with protein sequence MAAILQHPLVREDPGSSEIIRNVVQRGGSNSNLRIGMDTLEMALFFKEGSSEMLYTNPSSGRYRFCRYENLPPIVAMTVTGDNNIYVLAEVAGTEDWLSFLVYNHLGNTWEQRSSVQIRVHIEDCDCRSEHLVEVFGHLYYLGCAVSGTDEEVVVMKRYNQYTDQWHICSTPCAHGEPFGLSSNVALSCGPHIYLFTRAEMLRYDPSDDQWCRLTLPIAIHEFWTAVAMGTEIFYTSLDLPDMLVYDTQSESWSELPRWANTGQPDCVGPCLFVLQNQLHVLTCFRSLDSGRHMQISVCDRSARVWRDLDVPLPEEDWFGDDLVFPVARMYQPCLNTS